In Bradyrhizobium erythrophlei, a single genomic region encodes these proteins:
- a CDS encoding ABC transporter permease, producing the protein MTYELQKENPAPTPVETTTQSPMGTAVPATNHGLNISPLNRRRWQNFKSNRRGFWSLWIFLILFFVSLFAELIANDRPFLIRFDGHLYWPAFISYSETTFGGDFETAADYRDPYLQKLIAAKGGTIVWPLIRYSYDTHNLDLPTPAPSPPTWMLTEAQCKEVVDRKGLKGCRDLEYNWLGTDDQGRDVVARLIYGFRISVLFGLSLTIISSIIGVAAGGIQGYFGGWIDLTFQRLIEVWTAIPSLYLLLILSSVLVPGFFVLLGILLLFSWVSLVGLVRAEFLRGRNFEYIQAARALGVSNAVIMFRHLLPNAMVATMTFLPFIVSSSVMTLTALDFLGFGLPPGSPSLGELLSQGKANVQAPWLGFTGFFAVAIMLSLLIFIGEAVRDAFDPRKTFR; encoded by the coding sequence ATGACTTACGAGCTTCAGAAGGAGAACCCAGCACCGACGCCCGTCGAGACCACCACGCAGTCGCCGATGGGAACGGCGGTCCCGGCGACGAATCACGGGCTCAACATTTCGCCGCTCAATCGCCGGCGCTGGCAGAATTTCAAATCGAATCGCCGCGGATTCTGGTCGCTGTGGATTTTCCTGATCCTGTTTTTCGTCTCGCTGTTCGCCGAACTCATCGCCAACGACCGGCCGTTCCTGATCCGGTTTGACGGGCACCTCTACTGGCCCGCGTTCATCAGCTATTCGGAGACGACGTTCGGCGGCGACTTCGAAACGGCGGCGGATTATCGCGATCCTTATTTGCAGAAGCTGATTGCTGCGAAGGGCGGCACCATCGTCTGGCCGCTGATCCGCTACTCCTACGACACCCATAACCTCGATCTGCCGACGCCGGCACCGTCGCCGCCAACCTGGATGCTGACGGAGGCGCAGTGCAAGGAGGTCGTGGATAGAAAAGGCCTCAAGGGCTGCCGCGATCTCGAATATAACTGGCTCGGCACCGACGATCAGGGCCGCGATGTTGTCGCGCGGCTGATCTACGGCTTCCGCATCTCGGTGCTGTTCGGTCTCAGCCTCACCATCATCTCCTCGATCATCGGCGTCGCCGCGGGTGGCATCCAGGGCTATTTCGGCGGCTGGATCGATTTGACGTTCCAGCGCCTGATCGAGGTGTGGACCGCAATTCCTTCGCTTTATCTGTTGTTGATCCTGTCGTCGGTGCTGGTGCCCGGCTTCTTCGTGCTGCTTGGCATTCTCCTGCTGTTTTCCTGGGTGTCGCTGGTTGGCCTGGTGCGCGCCGAGTTCCTGCGCGGGCGCAACTTCGAATACATCCAGGCGGCGCGCGCGCTCGGCGTTTCCAACGCCGTCATCATGTTCCGCCATCTGCTGCCGAACGCGATGGTCGCGACCATGACGTTCCTGCCGTTCATCGTCTCGTCGTCGGTGATGACGCTGACCGCGCTCGATTTCCTTGGCTTCGGCCTGCCACCGGGATCGCCGTCGCTTGGTGAATTGCTGTCGCAGGGCAAGGCCAACGTTCAGGCGCCGTGGCTCGGCTTCACCGGCTTCTTTGCCGTAGCGATCATGCTGTCGCTTCTGATTTTCATCGGCGAGGCGGTCCGCGACGCCTTCGACCCGCGCAAGACGTTCAGGTGA
- a CDS encoding glycogen/starch/alpha-glucan phosphorylase gives MNSPAPGQPIDELALSEIKSAILAKLRLAIGKDAGMATRHDWYKAAALALRDRIVHRWLSAEKQSYDAGRKRVYYLSLEFLIGRLFTDALNNMGLLALFDAALGDLGVGLSDLRKCEPDAALGNGGLGRLAACFMESMATLGIPAIGYGIRYDFGLFRQIINNGWQQEYPDEWLSFGNPWEFQRPEVVYHVHFGGGVEHVETRGRDHAIWHPAETVQAVAYDTPIVGWRGHNVNALRLWSARSPDPLKLDVFNTGDYVGAAAEETRAESICKFLYPNDESPAGRELRLRQEYFFVSASLQDLVKRHLAADGQIRGLAAKVAVQLNDTHPSLAVTELMRILVDLHNIRWDDAWKITVATLSYTNHTLLPEALETWPVELFQRLLPRHLEIIYRINVAHLALAEERCPGDVDFRASVSLIDEKSGRRVRMGQLAFVGSHRINGVSAMHSDLMKETVFHDLNHLYPGRITNKTNGITFRRWLMLANPKLTELLREACGEAVLDDPTRLQLLEKSAGDSAFQDKFRNVKHHNKIALARLIGEKINIKVDPGALFDVQIKRIHEYKRQLLNILEAIALYHAIKDNPQGNWVPRVKIFAGKAAASYRYAKLIIKLINDVAEVVNNDPVVAGRLKVAFLPDYNVSLAEVIIPAADLSEQISTAGMEASGTGNMKLALNGAITIGTLDGANIEIRDHVGVENIAIFGMEAGDVMVRRKQGLDASDVIRGSPGLSRAINAIGSGEFSPDDTHRFESIAHALRHLDHYMVSADFDSYFAAQRGIDARWQTQAAWARASILNVARMAWFSSDRTIAEYAEDIWNVPVNGRAPSEPLRAKG, from the coding sequence GTGAATTCGCCGGCGCCGGGCCAGCCCATCGACGAGCTGGCGCTGTCGGAAATCAAGAGCGCCATTCTTGCCAAGCTCCGCCTTGCCATCGGCAAGGACGCCGGCATGGCCACCAGGCACGACTGGTATAAGGCGGCAGCGCTGGCGCTGCGCGACCGCATCGTGCACCGCTGGCTCTCGGCGGAGAAGCAGAGCTATGACGCCGGCCGCAAGCGCGTCTATTATCTCAGCCTCGAATTTCTGATCGGCCGCCTTTTCACCGATGCCCTGAACAATATGGGACTGCTGGCGCTGTTCGACGCGGCGCTCGGCGATCTCGGCGTTGGCCTGTCCGATTTGCGCAAATGCGAGCCGGATGCCGCACTTGGCAATGGCGGTCTGGGGCGGCTTGCGGCCTGCTTCATGGAAAGCATGGCGACGCTTGGCATCCCCGCAATCGGATACGGCATCCGCTACGATTTCGGCCTGTTCCGCCAGATCATCAATAACGGCTGGCAGCAGGAATACCCCGACGAATGGCTGAGCTTCGGCAACCCTTGGGAATTCCAGCGGCCGGAGGTGGTCTATCACGTTCATTTCGGCGGCGGCGTCGAACACGTCGAGACCCGGGGGCGCGACCACGCGATCTGGCATCCGGCCGAAACCGTGCAAGCCGTTGCCTACGACACACCGATCGTCGGATGGCGTGGTCATAACGTCAACGCGCTGCGGCTGTGGTCGGCGCGCTCGCCCGATCCGCTCAAGCTCGACGTCTTCAACACCGGTGACTATGTCGGCGCTGCCGCCGAGGAAACACGGGCGGAATCGATCTGCAAATTTCTCTATCCGAACGACGAAAGCCCTGCCGGGCGCGAACTGCGGCTGCGCCAGGAATATTTCTTCGTCTCCGCCTCGCTGCAGGATCTGGTCAAGCGTCATTTGGCGGCGGACGGGCAAATACGCGGCCTCGCGGCGAAAGTCGCGGTGCAGCTCAACGATACCCACCCGAGTCTCGCCGTCACCGAGTTGATGCGCATTCTCGTCGACCTGCACAACATCCGCTGGGACGATGCGTGGAAGATCACGGTCGCAACGCTGTCCTACACCAACCATACGCTGTTGCCCGAAGCGCTCGAGACCTGGCCGGTCGAGTTGTTTCAACGGCTATTGCCGCGGCATCTAGAGATCATCTACCGCATCAATGTCGCTCATCTTGCGCTTGCCGAGGAGCGTTGTCCCGGCGACGTCGATTTCCGCGCTTCGGTCTCCCTGATCGACGAGAAGTCCGGACGGCGGGTGCGAATGGGGCAGCTCGCGTTCGTCGGCTCTCATCGCATCAACGGCGTTTCGGCGATGCATTCCGACCTGATGAAGGAGACCGTGTTTCACGACCTCAATCATCTCTATCCCGGCCGTATCACCAACAAGACCAATGGCATCACCTTCCGCCGCTGGCTGATGCTGGCCAATCCGAAGCTCACCGAGCTGTTGCGCGAGGCCTGCGGCGAAGCCGTGCTCGACGATCCGACGCGGCTGCAACTGCTCGAGAAGAGCGCCGGCGATTCCGCGTTTCAGGACAAGTTCCGTAACGTCAAGCATCACAACAAGATCGCGCTAGCCCGCCTGATCGGCGAAAAGATCAACATCAAGGTCGATCCGGGCGCGTTGTTCGATGTGCAGATCAAGCGCATCCACGAATACAAGCGACAACTGCTCAATATCCTGGAAGCGATCGCGCTTTACCACGCGATCAAGGACAATCCGCAAGGCAACTGGGTGCCGCGCGTCAAGATTTTTGCCGGCAAGGCGGCCGCCAGCTATCGCTACGCCAAGCTGATCATCAAGCTGATCAACGACGTCGCCGAAGTCGTCAATAACGATCCCGTCGTCGCCGGACGCCTGAAGGTCGCCTTCCTTCCCGATTACAATGTCAGCCTCGCCGAAGTCATCATTCCGGCCGCCGATCTCTCCGAACAGATTTCGACCGCCGGCATGGAAGCCTCCGGCACCGGCAACATGAAACTCGCGCTCAACGGCGCGATCACCATCGGCACGCTCGACGGCGCCAATATCGAAATCCGCGATCACGTCGGCGTCGAGAACATCGCGATCTTCGGCATGGAAGCGGGCGATGTGATGGTGCGGCGCAAGCAGGGGCTGGATGCCAGTGACGTCATCCGCGGCTCACCCGGCCTGTCGCGTGCGATCAATGCGATCGGCAGCGGCGAATTTTCGCCTGATGATACCCACCGCTTCGAATCGATCGCGCATGCGCTGCGTCATCTCGATCACTACATGGTCAGCGCGGATTTCGATTCCTACTTTGCCGCGCAACGCGGCATCGATGCGCGCTGGCAGACGCAGGCGGCGTGGGCGCGGGCCTCCATTCTCAACGTGGCGCGGATGGCTTGGTTTTCGTCCGACCGCACTATTGCGGAATATGCCGAGGATATCTGGAACGTCCCGGTCAACGGACGCGCGCCAAGCGAGCCGCTTCGCGCCAAGGGATAG
- a CDS encoding extracellular solute-binding protein: protein MAFLSRRHVLGLGAGVLGAGALGTSSLRPMFAAETGSGAHGISAFGDLKYPADFQRFDYVNPDAPKGGLFSLIPPTRAYNQSFFTFNSLNAYVLKGEGAQGMDLTFVSLMARANDEPDAMYGLAAKSVQISPDRLEYRFKIRPEARFHDGSKLTAQDAAFSFNALKAKGHPLIIVQLRDLVKAEAADDATVVVTFAPNRARDVPLYVAGLPIFSKAYYSTRAFEESSLDTPLGSGPYRVGKFEANRFIEFDRVKDWWAAGLPVNRGSYNFDVIRYEFYRDRDVAFEGFTGKNYLFREEFTSRIWATRYDFPAMKDGRVKREMVPDETPSGGQGWFINTRRDKFKDPRVREALIYAFDFEWTNKSVMYGAYARTISPFQNSDMVAGGAPSPEELKLLEPFRGQVPDEVFKEPFVPPVSDGSGQDRNLLRKAQQLLQEAGLPVKDGKRQLPNGEVLSVEFLLDEPSFQPHHSTFVKNLGLLGIDASIRLIDAVQFRARVEDFDFDIAIERLSLSSTPGDSLRPYFTSQAAATKGSYNLAGVANPAIDALVERAIAAQSRAELRTACRALDRVFRAGRYWIPQWYANTHKLAYWDMFDHPEKLPRYASRAGTPELWWYDAAKAAKLEQAK, encoded by the coding sequence ATGGCGTTTCTCTCTCGCCGGCACGTGCTCGGTCTTGGCGCCGGCGTTCTCGGCGCGGGCGCTCTGGGCACGTCCTCGCTGCGGCCGATGTTTGCCGCCGAGACGGGCAGTGGGGCCCACGGGATTTCGGCGTTCGGCGACCTGAAATATCCCGCCGATTTTCAACGCTTCGACTACGTCAATCCTGATGCGCCCAAGGGCGGGCTATTCTCGCTGATTCCGCCGACGCGTGCCTATAACCAATCCTTCTTCACTTTCAATTCGCTCAATGCCTACGTCCTCAAGGGCGAAGGTGCGCAAGGCATGGACCTGACCTTTGTATCGTTGATGGCGCGAGCCAATGACGAGCCCGATGCGATGTATGGTCTGGCGGCAAAATCGGTGCAGATATCGCCGGACAGGCTGGAGTATCGCTTCAAGATCCGGCCCGAGGCGCGCTTTCACGACGGCTCGAAGCTAACGGCGCAGGATGCCGCTTTCTCGTTCAATGCTCTGAAGGCAAAGGGCCACCCGCTGATTATCGTGCAGTTGCGGGACCTGGTGAAGGCGGAGGCGGCAGACGATGCGACCGTCGTCGTCACTTTCGCTCCCAACCGCGCGCGCGACGTTCCGCTCTACGTGGCAGGCCTGCCGATTTTCTCCAAAGCCTACTATTCGACACGTGCGTTCGAAGAATCGTCGCTGGACACCCCCTTGGGATCGGGGCCGTACCGGGTCGGGAAATTCGAGGCCAACCGGTTCATCGAATTCGACCGCGTGAAAGATTGGTGGGCAGCCGGCCTGCCGGTCAATCGCGGCAGCTACAACTTCGATGTCATTCGCTATGAATTTTATCGCGATCGAGATGTCGCCTTCGAAGGGTTTACCGGAAAGAACTACCTCTTTCGCGAGGAGTTCACCTCGCGGATTTGGGCGACACGCTATGATTTTCCGGCCATGAAAGACGGCCGCGTCAAGCGCGAAATGGTGCCTGACGAAACGCCGTCCGGCGGACAGGGTTGGTTCATCAATACAAGGCGCGACAAGTTCAAGGATCCGCGCGTCCGCGAAGCCCTGATCTACGCCTTCGATTTCGAATGGACCAACAAGAGCGTGATGTACGGCGCTTATGCCCGCACGATTTCGCCGTTCCAGAATTCCGACATGGTGGCAGGCGGGGCGCCATCGCCGGAGGAACTGAAGCTGCTTGAACCGTTTCGCGGCCAGGTGCCCGACGAGGTGTTCAAGGAACCTTTCGTGCCGCCGGTCTCGGATGGCTCAGGACAAGACCGCAACCTGCTGCGCAAGGCCCAGCAGCTGCTTCAGGAGGCGGGTCTTCCGGTCAAGGATGGCAAGCGGCAGCTCCCGAACGGCGAGGTCTTGTCGGTCGAATTTCTGCTCGATGAGCCGAGCTTCCAGCCGCATCACTCAACCTTCGTCAAGAATCTCGGATTGCTCGGCATCGACGCCAGCATCCGCCTGATCGATGCCGTCCAATTTCGCGCCCGTGTCGAGGATTTCGATTTCGATATCGCGATCGAGCGCCTCAGCCTGTCGTCAACACCGGGCGACAGCTTGCGGCCTTATTTCACCTCGCAGGCGGCGGCGACCAAGGGTTCCTACAATCTGGCCGGCGTTGCCAATCCGGCGATTGATGCGCTGGTCGAGCGGGCCATTGCCGCGCAATCGCGTGCCGAACTCAGGACGGCATGCCGGGCGCTCGATCGCGTTTTTCGAGCCGGCCGCTACTGGATTCCGCAATGGTACGCCAACACGCACAAGCTGGCCTACTGGGACATGTTCGATCACCCTGAAAAGCTGCCGCGCTACGCATCGCGCGCCGGCACCCCGGAGCTCTGGTGGTACGATGCCGCCAAGGCGGCGAAGCTCGAGCAGGCGAAGTAA
- a CDS encoding RNA polymerase sigma factor region1.1 domain-containing protein, producing MRNEIVRKAIELGRPHGFVTFDQLDELLRVEMQAETMAPEDIEALLGALSDEGINVVEAC from the coding sequence ATGCGAAATGAGATCGTCCGAAAGGCTATCGAGTTAGGCCGCCCGCACGGCTTTGTGACTTTCGATCAACTCGACGAGCTATTGCGGGTAGAAATGCAGGCGGAAACGATGGCACCGGAAGATATCGAAGCACTCCTGGGGGCGCTTAGTGACGAAGGAATCAACGTCGTTGAAGCATGCTGA
- a CDS encoding ABC transporter ATP-binding protein has translation MDAINQPLLDVRDLSVVFHQPSGDTVAVDRISFSIRRGQCVALVGESGSGKSVSALSVLKLLPYPTASHPSGSILFNGRDLLKVPEREMRGVRGNDISIIFQEPMTSLNPLHTIEQQIGEILQLHQGVTGQMARARTLELLTQVGIPEPETRLRSYPHQLSGGQRQRVMIAMALANEPDLLIADEPTTALDVTVQAQILALLADIRKRLGMSLLFITHDLGIVRRIADVVCVMNNGKIVEHGPVEEVFTAPKHPYTRALLNAEPKPDPAPPRPESPVVISAADLKVWFPIRRGLLRSVVGHIKAVDGVTLSVRKGETLGVVGESGSGKTTLGLALLRLISSDGPIVFLGSEIQGLRFKEMLPFRRDMQIVFQDPFGALSPRMSVGDIVAEGLSVHQPQLSRDQREARVIQALRDVGLDPATRFRYPHEFSGGQRQRISIARAVVLEPNFVVLDEPTSALDMLFQAQMVDLLRELQRKRDLTYMFISHDLRVVASLASHLIVMRNGKVVEEGPAADLFKRPQTDYTRALFAAAFRLEAAGEGIVSE, from the coding sequence ATGGACGCCATCAACCAACCCCTGCTCGATGTACGTGATCTCTCGGTGGTGTTTCACCAGCCGAGTGGCGATACGGTTGCGGTCGATCGCATTTCATTTTCGATCCGGCGCGGGCAATGCGTGGCGCTGGTCGGGGAGTCTGGCTCCGGCAAATCGGTCAGTGCGCTCTCGGTTTTGAAGCTGTTGCCGTATCCGACCGCCTCGCACCCCTCCGGCAGCATCCTGTTCAATGGCCGCGATCTCCTGAAGGTGCCGGAGCGCGAAATGCGGGGTGTCCGCGGCAACGATATTTCGATCATCTTCCAGGAGCCTATGACTTCGCTCAATCCGCTGCACACGATTGAGCAGCAGATCGGCGAAATTCTGCAATTGCATCAGGGCGTCACCGGCCAGATGGCGCGTGCGCGGACGCTTGAACTGTTGACACAGGTTGGCATTCCTGAACCGGAAACGCGGCTCAGGAGCTATCCGCATCAGCTCTCCGGCGGCCAGCGCCAGCGGGTGATGATTGCGATGGCGCTCGCCAACGAGCCGGATTTGCTGATCGCGGATGAGCCGACCACGGCGCTCGACGTCACTGTGCAGGCGCAGATTCTGGCGTTGCTTGCGGATATCCGCAAGCGGCTCGGCATGAGCCTGTTGTTCATCACCCACGACCTCGGCATCGTGCGCCGCATCGCGGACGTGGTCTGTGTCATGAACAACGGCAAGATCGTCGAGCACGGGCCGGTCGAAGAGGTCTTCACCGCGCCGAAGCATCCGTATACCCGTGCACTGCTCAACGCCGAGCCAAAACCCGACCCGGCGCCGCCGCGGCCGGAATCGCCCGTGGTGATCTCCGCGGCCGATCTCAAGGTCTGGTTTCCGATCAGGCGCGGCTTGCTGCGCTCGGTGGTCGGGCACATCAAGGCGGTCGATGGCGTCACGTTGTCGGTGCGCAAGGGCGAGACGCTCGGCGTCGTCGGCGAGTCCGGTTCGGGAAAGACCACGCTCGGTCTTGCGCTGTTGCGCCTGATTTCCTCCGACGGGCCGATCGTTTTTCTCGGCAGCGAGATTCAGGGTCTGCGCTTCAAGGAAATGCTGCCCTTCCGCCGCGACATGCAGATCGTGTTTCAGGATCCGTTCGGCGCGTTGAGCCCGCGCATGTCGGTCGGCGATATCGTCGCCGAAGGGCTCAGCGTGCACCAGCCGCAGCTTTCGAGAGACCAACGCGAGGCGCGGGTGATCCAGGCGCTGCGCGATGTCGGCCTCGACCCGGCGACGCGGTTCCGTTATCCGCACGAATTCTCCGGCGGCCAACGGCAGCGCATTTCGATTGCACGCGCGGTCGTGCTGGAGCCAAACTTCGTGGTGCTCGACGAACCGACCAGCGCGCTCGACATGCTGTTCCAGGCCCAGATGGTCGATCTGCTGCGCGAATTGCAGCGCAAGCGCGACCTGACCTACATGTTCATCTCGCACGACCTGCGCGTGGTCGCTTCCCTTGCAAGCCATCTGATCGTGATGCGCAACGGCAAGGTGGTGGAAGAGGGGCCGGCGGCAGATCTGTTCAAGCGCCCGCAGACCGACTATACCCGCGCGCTGTTCGCGGCCGCCTTCCGCCTCGAGGCTGCCGGCGAAGGCATCGTCAGCGAGTGA
- a CDS encoding DUF2865 domain-containing protein: protein MRRRMLVAAVVFASAVGLAPHTASAEGLFDMFFGGLGKQQHQASPPQANFFADPSQQPATPASRPVAYGGSGPAFCVRSCDGKYFPLTRGNASPVQMCQAFCPASPTKVFYGSNIDGATGANGERYADSENAFAYRKALRADCTCNGRDAAGLAPVDLTLDASLRAGDVIATTDGLVAYSGIKVGNNNSPEFIPVANYPGLTAEVRARLGNMKVAPVTADAISNEAPNSDITATVAPAAKPVLRGKQAALN, encoded by the coding sequence ATGCGGCGCCGCATGCTCGTTGCCGCCGTCGTCTTCGCCAGCGCGGTGGGGCTCGCGCCCCACACGGCATCCGCCGAAGGCCTGTTCGACATGTTTTTCGGCGGCCTTGGCAAGCAACAACACCAGGCGTCGCCCCCACAGGCCAATTTCTTCGCTGATCCGTCTCAGCAGCCGGCTACGCCCGCCTCGCGGCCCGTCGCTTACGGCGGCAGTGGTCCCGCATTCTGCGTGCGAAGCTGCGACGGCAAGTACTTTCCGCTGACCCGCGGCAACGCCTCGCCGGTTCAGATGTGTCAGGCCTTCTGTCCGGCCAGCCCGACCAAGGTATTCTACGGCAGCAATATCGACGGTGCGACGGGCGCAAACGGCGAACGCTATGCCGACAGCGAGAATGCCTTTGCCTATCGCAAGGCGCTGCGCGCCGACTGCACCTGTAACGGCCGCGACGCCGCCGGCCTCGCGCCAGTCGACCTGACGCTTGACGCTTCGCTGCGCGCCGGTGACGTCATCGCCACTACCGACGGGCTGGTCGCCTATTCCGGCATCAAGGTCGGCAACAACAACAGCCCGGAATTCATCCCGGTCGCGAACTATCCCGGCCTGACGGCAGAGGTTCGCGCGCGGCTCGGCAATATGAAGGTCGCGCCGGTCACGGCAGATGCGATCAGTAACGAAGCGCCGAATAGCGACATCACCGCAACGGTAGCGCCCGCAGCGAAGCCGGTGTTGCGCGGCAAGCAGGCAGCGCTGAACTGA
- a CDS encoding microcin C ABC transporter permease YejB gives MGAYIARRIFLMVPTLLGILFVSFVVVQFAPGGPVERVIAQLSGADTGGTSRISGSPGGDFGARGQVGASSDAVSSKYRGAQGLDPDFIKSLEKQFGFDKPAPERFLLMVWNFSRFDFGKSYFRDVSVLQLIKEKLPVSMSLGIWMTLLTYLISIPLGIRKAVADGSEFDIWTSAVIIVGFAIPGFLFAILLIILFAGGSFFSIFPLRGLTSDGWSQFPWYWKILDYFWHITLPLISMALGAFATMTLLTKNSFLDEIRKQYVMTARAKGCSENQVLYGHIFRNAMLIVIAGFPGAFIHAFFSGSLLIETIFSLDGLGLLGFESVLNRDYPVVFGTLYIFSLVGLVVNLISDLAYMWVDPRIDFEAREV, from the coding sequence ATGGGCGCCTATATCGCACGCCGCATTTTCCTGATGGTTCCCACCCTGCTGGGAATCCTGTTCGTGTCGTTTGTCGTGGTGCAGTTCGCGCCCGGTGGTCCGGTCGAGCGGGTGATCGCCCAGCTCTCTGGCGCCGACACCGGCGGCACGTCGCGAATCTCGGGTTCGCCGGGCGGAGATTTCGGAGCCAGGGGCCAGGTCGGCGCATCGTCGGATGCGGTCAGCTCGAAATATCGCGGCGCGCAGGGCCTCGATCCCGATTTCATCAAGAGCCTGGAGAAGCAATTCGGCTTCGACAAGCCGGCGCCCGAGAGATTCCTGCTGATGGTGTGGAATTTTTCGCGGTTCGATTTTGGCAAGAGCTATTTCCGCGACGTCAGCGTGTTGCAACTGATCAAGGAAAAGTTGCCGGTCTCGATGTCGCTCGGCATCTGGATGACGCTTCTGACCTATCTGATTTCGATTCCGCTCGGCATCCGCAAGGCTGTCGCGGACGGCTCGGAATTCGACATCTGGACCTCGGCGGTGATCATCGTCGGCTTTGCGATTCCCGGCTTCCTGTTCGCGATCCTCCTGATCATCCTGTTTGCCGGCGGCTCGTTCTTCAGCATCTTCCCGCTGCGTGGGCTGACGTCGGACGGCTGGTCCCAATTTCCATGGTACTGGAAGATTCTGGATTACTTCTGGCACATCACCCTGCCGTTGATATCGATGGCGCTCGGCGCCTTCGCCACCATGACGCTGTTGACCAAGAATTCCTTCCTCGATGAAATCCGCAAGCAATATGTGATGACCGCGCGCGCCAAGGGGTGCAGCGAGAACCAGGTGCTTTACGGTCACATCTTCCGCAACGCCATGCTGATCGTGATCGCGGGCTTTCCCGGCGCGTTCATCCACGCTTTCTTCTCCGGCTCGCTGCTGATCGAGACGATTTTCTCGCTCGACGGCCTCGGCCTGCTCGGCTTCGAGAGCGTGCTCAACCGCGATTATCCGGTGGTGTTCGGCACACTGTATATCTTTTCGCTGGTCGGCCTTGTCGTCAATTTGATCTCCGATCTCGCATACATGTGGGTCGATCCCCGGATCGACTTCGAGGCGCGGGAGGTCTGA